In Brassica napus cultivar Da-Ae chromosome A3, Da-Ae, whole genome shotgun sequence, the sequence taaaaagGGAGAATTTGTGACAAATGACCAgaaaatagaagaagaaaaaaactaaaaattttgaAGTTTCTGATGTATCCAAATAAAACTCCCAACCTATATAAGaaatgtcaagttttttttacttttgtatttgTCTGAACTCTCAACGACCTATaagaaagaggaaaaaaaaaaaacaaaaagcagAATCTAAGGAGAAAAAATGGGAAATgagataaagaaaataaaaggttACCTACCAAAATCCCCCACACACGACACAGCAAAGCACATCCTCTCTCTCACACATAATCACATGTATATGTACCAACTCGGTCAAAAAGTCACCTCCTTTTTTTTATAAGAGACCCAAACTCTCCGCACATCTTGCtttgctctcttctctctctctctctctctctctctctctctctctctctctctctctctctctctcgcgtaCACGCAAAACCATATTAATCCACCATCACCATGGGAAGATCTCCTTGTTGCGAGAAAGCCCACACAAACAAAGGAGCTTGGACCAAAGAAGAAGACCAACGTCTCATCGACTACATCCGTATTCACGGCGAAGGTAGCTGGCGTTCACTTCCCAAATCCGCAGGTCTCATAACTATTTTCTCATAATTATTGAGTTTAAATCACAAATACTttggtctatatatatattcagtaaTCATTATTCCTTTGATTGCAACAGGATTGTTACGGTGTGGTAAAAGTTGTAGATTGAGATGGATTAATTACCTTCGTCCTGATCTCAAACGTGGCAATTTTTCTGATGAAGAAGACAAAGTTATCATCAAACTCCATAGCTTACTCGGCAACAAGTAATTAaactttccatttttaaaattttcccgGGAAATAAATTTCAACCTTccaagaaacagagaaaaaaatagaaacaaggtCATTATCAGTAGTTAACCTTtggatgtttttttctttgcagATGGTCTTTGATCGCGGGAAGATTGCCTGGAAGAACAGAcaatgaaattaaaaattattggaaCACTCATATTAAAAGGAAGCTTCTTAGCCATGGAATCGACCCACAAACTCATCGTCCGATCAAAGATTCCATCGCCGTTGAAAACTCTTTTACCGTCAGGCCGAAGACGGAAAATTCCTCCGGTAACGTAGCATCCACAAGCGGCACAACGACTGATGAGGATATCCGACAGAACGGTGATTGTTATTACAATGATAATTCAGGAGAGAAAGAGGTTAATCTGGACTTAACTCTTGGGTCCGGATCAACTTCTTTAGTCAGGTCGGGTGGGAGAAGTGGAAACGGATCATCAGCAGATTCAAAGCCGTGGTGGGATCCAGTGATGGCGGCGCGTTTGTCACTGTTGTGATTATTACTtcagtttcttttgttttagttttgttcatatatatatttaccttttaAAGGCTTTTATTGGAAAATTTTCACCGTTGTGGTAAGAACAATGACTTTACCGTTCTTTCGTAACATTATCAATCGGTACGATCAGCGCCGTGCATAGTGTGTTACCGATCATTCCTTTATTATTCTTTCCAACTTTAAATCGTAACCGTCACCATCAGCTTGGTATTTAGtagtattataaaaatatgtataagcATATTAGATCACGATCAGCATGAGTGAATTTGaactttttaatttcaaaagttATTGTCGAAATTTCTAAGCGTAATCCATCAGGAGTGAAATGTGAACAGAGTTTTGGACTATTTTGGATGAACCGTTATCCACTTTTCCATGTAGATACAGATGGATATTGCTTATAGCCGAGGACTTCTAGAAACTTGAATTAGGTTACAACGGGaccatatatatagtatattagtATAGCAACTTACAGCAAATATCTTGGTCATTATATAtaccttctttttttcttctaaagaaCTACATCATAATATTTCCCACAGATTGTTGCTGTTAACAAATCTCAACAAATTCCCTAATCCATAatagttaatttagtaaaaattactTTCGCACATTTGGAAGGAGTACTTTCTGGAGCCACAGCAGAAAATGAGTTCTATAACTGTTTCTCATCTCAATCCACATGGAAACATATAAGAGAGCAAAGAGGAAAAAAGTGATGGAGCCAGTATAGTCTGGTTCTCGCAAAGTATTACTCGATTCTCTTTCATCAGTTGGCTAGCGGTCAAAGATAGGGTGGCAACGGGATGCGTATGAAAAGAAATTTTGatgcctttttttttgtccttgCACCTACACTATGAAATAGGAGTGGTAGGAAGCCTTTTCGGGAGGACACCCGATTCATATTGGAAAACACTTACCTGGCTAGTGGCTACTACTCACACGTATGACTTTCTCAATTTCATACTTCTGAGATTAGTATTTCAGGTGACCATCTACTACATCTTGAGATAATATAATGATAAGCGTCACAAGCACATCACTAGAACGGTGAAACAGTTAGCTCGGGAGATTGGCAAAACGATATGGAATCATATTATGTCAACTAAGTATTACTCAAAGCCAATAATGCTCCTGGGTCTTTTACACAGATGGTTCGAAGGTTATGAAAGTGTTACGTAGTCTGGTTTGTTTCTATCGTTTCAATTCTTGAAGTATTCATTAGTATGTaccctttttaaaaaaacttttgatCAACAAATTTAACATATCATAGAAAAAAATTGTATCTATTGATTTAATTACAATACAGTGGAAAACAAGACAGTTCTGAGAATCTGAGATAGGAAATGGAATGTGAAGAAACAGCTGATTGATCGGATAAATGAACagcttaaaataatttaattttaataaaaataaagagataaAGAAGAATAAGACAAGGGAGAAGACATGTGACATGTTTTAGGAAAGTAGGTGGCCGAATCTATCATTATAACCATATTGtatgatttgataaaaaaaaaaatattgtatgatttgataaaaaaaaacatattgtatGATAATTGACTTCAGCtaatttattaaaagtatagaTATTTATGCTATAACTTTATATATctgtaatttatataaaaatatcggAATCTGGATACAACTTATTTCAATATGGTGTTAGCAAATATAAACtgggaaaattggaaaaatgggACACTTTGAACTTTTATTTGTCACAATAGGATTTCTGATATTTTGGACAATTCTGGACATATTTTACccttttttaatagaaaaaatagtaaactgaattttaaaaatgttaaaaaatatcaaaactattggaaacataagtatgacaatatatatgtttaaattgtttttttttttaaaatgaatcatattttatttcatcttcTAGCTACAGTTATAATACTCATTCTGGTCATCTACTTAGTCTAGAATTCGGCTACTAATgtttatacatagatatatctTTGGTATACAACGTAACCtatcttttcttatatattctaacCAAAGCTAGGTTACGTtacgttataatcaagaaagatgtctTTCTTATACCTTTAGCTTGGTTACGACATGTAGCCACAATGCGTTGATATACCCTATCTATATTTGGAGCCATGATGTGGTCTGCCTTTTACCTTATGTGGCGCCTAGGGAAGAATATGTTTCACATCTACTCTACTGTGTTCTGACTTACATAGGTTATACATTCTACAGGAAATccgaaaaatatggaaacttccataatcggttaaagatgtttcctaaatctaaactaaatcttcCCTAAATATCTCCAAGAATATTTTCTCCCACGTTTTTCTCCTTCTCCCACGATCTTTTGTCGTCgttctttgtgtttctctcttcttcatcgacataatcatctctcttttctctatcaATACAACATGGTTCTAATCTATGTCAAATCGGGTGAATGGATGTGTAGTCGCGGTGATGACTGGAGTTTCGTGGTAGACAAAGAAAGGCGTGGTCGAATGGTAACATTAGCAACTACTACTACGTTGAAGCAGCTCAAGATAATGGTGTGTGAGGATTATGGGGTGGACCATAATGCCATTAATGCCGAGTTCAGTTATTCGTTGTTGAATCAAAAAGGGAATCCTCCTATTATTATCACCAATGATCGGCAAGCATCTAATTTTGTGGGCTATGCAAAGAGGGAATCGTCTACTACCTTGTGTGTGATGTTCTCTGTTTCCGGTGTAAATCAAAAGGAACGAGTCAATATCGATTTGAATAAGGAGCCTTGCGATTCAAGTaatgttgaggatgaagaagttccTGAGATAAATCGAGCAGAGTTTGTCAAGCCGTCAAAGGAGTCTTTTGTTAAAAGAACGAATCATGTCGCTGCAGATGGTTGCGGTCCTTTAAGGAGTGAAAACATTGAACTTTTTCAAAACAATGGAGACAGTGATAAGGATGGTCGAGCTTGGAGAGGAGACTTCGTGAAGAAGGATCAAATTTTCACAAGTAAAGGGGTTCTGAAGGCAACAATGGAAATTTTAGCGATGAAGAATAATTTCGATTACACTGTTATCAAATCCACGAGAAAATGGTGGTATATTCGATGTAAAGATGCATTGTGCAACTGGACTGTGCGTGCAGAAGGAATAGATGGGTCTACATATTTCATGATCAACCAATGTGATGGAAGACATTCATGTGCTCCTTCAAAGAAAAGGAAATTCGGAAAAACAGCATCAGCAAGAACAATTGGGACTCTGATACAACATCGATTTGATGATGCAAACGATGGCCCAAAACCGAATGACATCATTCAATTTATGAGAATGGAGCATAGTTGTGAGATTACTTATTGGCACGCTTGGGAAGCTCGTGAGTTTGCTATTGCAGCTGCTAGAGGTATACCAGATCGCAGTTACTCTAAAATACCAGCATATCTGCATATGATTAAAGAAGCAAATCCTGGTACGCATACTCACTATGAAACTAATGAGAAGGGAAGATTCATGTATCTATTTATGTCATTTGGGCAATCAGTTAGAGGATTCTACAATGCAATGCGAAGGGTGATTGTTGTTGACGGaacttttctgaaaaataaatacaaagggACACTTCTTGTTGCTACTGCTGTAGATGGTAACTCTAATTTGTATCCGATTGCATTTGGGGTTGTTGATTCAGAGAATGACGATTCTTGGGGGTGGTTCTTCAGACAGTTGAAAGTGGTTATTGCTGATTGTCAAGACCTAGCTTTTGTCTCAGATAGAAATGCGTCTATTTCTAAAGCTATTGGGACTGTCTACCCTCGATCAGCACATGGAATTTGCATTCATCACTTATTGACCAATGTGGTCTCATTTTTCAAGACAAAAGGATTGACTGCGTTGGTAGAAAAGGCTTCACGGGCATATAGATACACTGAATTTCAAGAACGTATCACCGAAATTTTTGATATGAGTCCTGAGCTTGGAAGATATCTACGGGAGGCTGATGTGCGCAAATGGGCTCGTTCTCTCTTCCCTGGTTCCAGGTATGACATTAGGACCACGAACCCTGCAGAGTCTATAAATTCAGTTCTTAGAATACCTAGAGAATATCCGGTTATTCCTTTGCTTGATAGTATAAGAGAACTGTTGACTCGATGGTTCTATGAGCGTCGCTTGTTAAGCTCAAAGCATCTAGATCCTTTAACCGCTaaggtggagagaaagattgaTAGGAGAATTGTGAAGGCAAAAGGATTCCAGGTTTACAAGGTTGACAACTTCAGATCGGTTGTAAAAGGAGACATATATGATTGTCATGTTGATTTGGAAAGAAGAACATGCACATGTGGTAAGTATGATATAGGAAAAATTCCTTGCCGACACGCCATTCCTGCAATTTATTCACGAGGTATGGAAGTATAAACACATGAATACTtgagaattatttattttcgggattttcatcatatagactTCATATTGATCAAGTTTTTTTTGAGATTGACAGGTATGGAAGTGCACAGATTCACTGACGCCTTATACAGCACTGCAGCGTGGAGAACCGCCTATGCAGATTCCATTAATCCAATAGCAGTTGTAGAGTCAGAATGGAATGTCCCTGCTGAGGTTAAACTTGCAAAGGTTTTACCACCAAAGACAAGAAAGAGTGCTGGTCGACCAGTAAAGAGAAGGtatgaatcagtagaagacaagaTCGCATCTTCTCAAGGAtcaaagaagaataaaaagcaTAAGTGTAGCCGTTGTGGAACTGAAGGACACAAGAGAGGAACATGCGATTTACCCATCTAGTTTGTTATGTGTCTGCATctgtctctgtttttttctttattgcttTTGAAACAATTTGATCTTCTGTTTAAGAACCTATTTGACAATTTGGTATTTGCTAAACTATAGAGACAAATCGATTTATTCTAGTAACAATCAAAGTAATTGCAAAATAATTCGTTTCAGTAGATGATGATCACCTCGAAATAACAAGAAACATGGTCTTAACTTCtttgaaaataagaaacaaCAAGTTGAGGAAGCACATAAAAGTAGTTGAACATCATGCATAGATATGGTACAAGAAGACcatcaccaaacaacacacaaacaaagcTTTTATGCCCCTAAGTTCCCTAATGCATTCCAAGGTCTTCTCTTCGCAATGGCACATTGCATCTTCCATCTCTTGAATTCTACTCTCATGGCGTGTCATCATGGCCTCACCAGCTCTCACTGATTTCTGAAACTCGGAATTGTCAACGAGTAACACGTCAAACAGGTCTTGGAAGTCTTCAATCTCCTCAACAACTGACTTGTCAGTCCATTTGAACAAGTGGGTTTTGTCCTTCATCAGTAACATCCAATACACAATTAGATTGACTAATTCTACTCTCATCGGACAACAACGAGACAGTTATATGATAACATGACTAACCTTTTGAGATCCCAAAGGACAACAATGAAATAATCTTCCCggattttgaattgtttttgaaGTGAAACGATTCACTGCCTCACCGCAATTGCATCTTGTGGGAATTCCCCGTTGTTTCGCGAGGCGATCTCTTGTAGTGGATGAAGAATTTACTGAAGACATGAGGGAGTCGATCTCCAAATTTTCGCCGCTGCAATCTCTCTGTCGAGGAAGAATGAGGAAGAAAAGAGATTAGgtcaaaaaaataaccaaaactaCGTCGTTTCATACTCCCAGAACGCGTATTCTAGCTAAGGCAGAgcagaaaaaaatcattttgaatTTATCGATAACACCACAAGAACTTTGTCTTTGAACCCTCTAAATTAGTGTTTAAACATCTATCAAACATAGTGGACGGACGTACTTAGATAGTGACCAATGTacaaaaataatcaataaataGGTGTGTGTTTGAGGCGTTGGATTAATTTGTATTTGGTTTTAGTTAAGGGTTTGGTTAGAGTATGTCTACGGttatggttttagagtttatttAGGGTTAAGGGTTTGACTATGAATTACAGATTTAGGGTTTGTTTAGGGTATGATTAAGAATCATGATTGTATTatggttttagggtttggttAGGGTATGTCTATGGTTATGGTTTAAGTTAAGGGTTTGGTTAGGGTATGTCTATGGTTATGGTTTTAGTTAAGGgtttgtttagggtttgggtcctcagtttttatgattttgttctttatagggttgtttcataatttatacAAAATCAAAGCTAGAGTTGTTTCTTAATTCAAATCAAATACCAAAGCCAAAGTTGTTTTCTAATTCTAACAAACCAAACTACTAAAATCACAGTTAATCAATCATCCTCCAGGTCAAAGACCTCAGACCTCTCCCATGGTGAAGGCACATATCGTGTCATAACCTCAGCAAAGATGGGGTCGTGTGCAGCCTCCCATAAGTCCACTCCAATCTTCTGTCTACAACCCATAATGATTTCATCATCCACTAAACTGACGTCAAGACCAAGCAGCGAGCATTCCAAGTGCTTCAAAGCGTATGCACCGCAATCACAACAACTTTTATTCAATCTCAACTTCATAGGCACATCCACGATAGAATATGATGAGAGGAGTAGCTGCTTCTGTCTTTCTTGTGGTGCAACGGACTTCACAATCCTAGGAATGATAGCAGCAAACTTCTCAACGTACTGTCTGTTCTTTCCCCGACCGCAATCAAAGACTTCTACTTTTCTTTCAATGATGTTTACACAGACACCAACCCAGTGATTACCTGCGTTCGTGTCCACAAAAATTTGTAAACGAAGAAATGTATACTAGGATGTAAAAAGAACTGAATGGTTACCATTTACAAACAGAGGAAAGTAGAGTCGATCAACATCAACACCCCAAACTAGATCAGTCCGCCCATGAGATGGAAGCTCTCCTCTGCCGTACCCAAGAAGGAAATCAGGCAATTGATAGGcttttttgtttggtaaaaaCTTCTTGTATGCAGCGTCTACTTGGAGGCAAAACATAGCACTCATGAAAGCAACACGCCGAGGGGCCCAACGATTCAATGTAGTGTTCACACGCCATATAAACATAACCGCATCCATCTCCTAAAAATTTACAATGAAAGTTAAGTAATATAGCATATAAGAAGTGTTAGGAAGATAAATTCACTAAAGGTTAGTACAAGATTCATTACCTCGTTTCCAAGCCATTTTCCAGCACTTACTACTCTTGTAGCTACAGACAAATTAAAGCATGTAGGACCAATTGTTAAAGGTATAGGCTTTAATGCCCATTCCGTGAATCCTTTCCATGACTCTTCGGAGATATAATAAAGTGACGCCTGCGGAGAAGCATCTTCTGGCAATGGTGAATCGCTAAGCTGAAGTCCATGACCTTTTCTTTTGCACCATTTCTCCCACTGTGACGGCGGTGGAGCTGTATTCATCTCtgtcttttctttctttactgGATTATCCACTGAACCTCGGACCGAAGTCATTGGAGTCCaccagtcttcttcttttttgtcctGAGATGGATCAAAGCCTGGCACATACGACGTCTGAGAAAGCCCTTCAACCCCTTGTGTACCTATCCCGCGACCCAAATCATCTGCTTCACTATAATTCACATCGAATGTAGTCTCGGAACCATCCTGTTAtttcatgacaaataagcaataaTTGAGATACCAAAATACATTatcattaataattattttacat encodes:
- the LOC106438486 gene encoding transcription repressor MYB6; this encodes MGRSPCCEKAHTNKGAWTKEEDQRLIDYIRIHGEGSWRSLPKSAGLLRCGKSCRLRWINYLRPDLKRGNFSDEEDKVIIKLHSLLGNKWSLIAGRLPGRTDNEIKNYWNTHIKRKLLSHGIDPQTHRPIKDSIAVENSFTVRPKTENSSGNVASTSGTTTDEDIRQNGDCYYNDNSGEKEVNLDLTLGSGSTSLVRSGGRSGNGSSADSKPWWDPVMAARLSLL
- the LOC106449208 gene encoding uncharacterized protein LOC106449208, translated to MVLIYVKSGEWMCSRGDDWSFVVDKERRGRMVTLATTTTLKQLKIMVCEDYGVDHNAINAEFSYSLLNQKGNPPIIITNDRQASNFVGYAKRESSTTLCVMFSVSGVNQKERVNIDLNKEPCDSSNVEDEEVPEINRAEFVKPSKESFVKRTNHVAADGCGPLRSENIELFQNNGDSDKDGRAWRGDFVKKDQIFTSKGVLKATMEILAMKNNFDYTVIKSTRKWWYIRCKDALCNWTVRAEGIDGSTYFMINQCDGRHSCAPSKKRKFGKTASARTIGTLIQHRFDDANDGPKPNDIIQFMRMEHSCEITYWHAWEAREFAIAAARGIPDRSYSKIPAYLHMIKEANPGTHTHYETNEKGRFMYLFMSFGQSVRGFYNAMRRVIVVDGTFLKNKYKGTLLVATAVDGNSNLYPIAFGVVDSENDDSWGWFFRQLKVVIADCQDLAFVSDRNASISKAIGTVYPRSAHGICIHHLLTNVVSFFKTKGLTALVEKASRAYRYTEFQERITEIFDMSPELGRYLREADVRKWARSLFPGSRYDIRTTNPAESINSVLRIPREYPVIPLLDSIRELLTRWFYERRLLSSKHLDPLTAKVERKIDRRIVKAKGFQVYKVDNFRSVVKGDIYDCHVDLERRTCTCGKYDIGKIPCRHAIPAIYSRGMEVHRFTDALYSTAAWRTAYADSINPIAVVESEWNVPAEVKLAKVLPPKTRKSAGRPVKRRYESVEDKIASSQGSKKNKKHKCSRCGTEGHKRGTCDLPI